The following proteins come from a genomic window of Rutidosis leptorrhynchoides isolate AG116_Rl617_1_P2 chromosome 10, CSIRO_AGI_Rlap_v1, whole genome shotgun sequence:
- the LOC139871258 gene encoding uncharacterized protein — MDRNTWMYEIGRATAEFMDSVDEFITVAETDQLEKGNNAICCPCKKCKNARWYADSTDIKSHLIAHGFMRGYTCWSFHGESVADLNPSVSDNDTDNEEDSYNSDNNVNFDDMFDDLDMEDNVADKYHDRLQKLFVDAEKPLYTGCMNFTKLSAVIQLVNLKSNNGWSDTSFTSLLELLNKMLPEGNELPVSTYQAKKLMCPMGLEIQRIHACPNDCMLYRNEDKDLHQCKVCGTSRYKRGKQTDNADSDVSKNGPPAKLLWYLPIIPRLKRLFANEKDAKLLRWHAEDRKNDGKMRHVADSLQWKNFDKDFEEFGDEIRNIRFGLSSDGINSFGDLSSRHSTWPVLLCIYNLPPWLCMKRKYIMMSLLIQGPKQPGNDIDVYLQPLVDEMMELWSTGIHVYDAYKKEYFQLRAMLFCTINDFPAYGNLSGYSTKGKKACPICEENTHSIWLTNCKKPAFMGHRRELVENHSYRKKSDLFDGTIEDRTLPPPLDGETTLSKVANINVVLGKKGVGPPKGIWKKKSIFCKLPYWKHLRVRHCIDVMHIEKNVCESLIGLLLNIPGKTKDGIKVRRDMELMNIRPELQPKDIDGRSTKFLPPACYTMSKVEKTKFCQCLHGIKVPSGYSANIRKLVSMKDLKLLGMKSHDCHVLMTQMILIAIRGILPKRIRHTITKLCLFFNMIHSKVIDPGVLDEYQRDIILTLCELEIYFPPSFFDVMVHLASHIVGEIKVCGPVFLRYMYPFERYMCILKGYVRNLNRPEGSIVEGYASEEVIEFCTNYMDGFKSVGIPQSRHEGRLSGQGTLGRKTGYSNVSDYQEAHFNVLQHTTSIDPFIQENMSFLRQQYPKKSAKWLANQHKKTFSEWLKDKVRRTLPNIDKTVGALGFAPKHVFQYQGYDINGYTFYTKAQDKKSKT, encoded by the coding sequence ATGGATCGGAATACTTGGATGTACGAGATAGGTCGAGCTACCGCTGAGTTTATGGATAGTGTAGATGAATTTATTACAGTTGCCGAGACTGATCAACTAGAAAAAGGAAACAACGCAATTTGTTGTCCTTGTAAGAAATGCAAAAATGCACGGTGGTATGCTGATTCAACCGATATCAAAAGTCATCTAATTGCACACGGATTTATGAGAGGGTACACATGTTGGTCTTTTCATGGTGAGTCAGTAGCTGACCTTAACCCGTCTGTTTCGGATAACGATACCGATAATGAAGAAGATTCATACAATAGTGACAATAATGTTAATTTTGATGACATGTTTGACGATTTGGATATGGAGGATAATGTTGCTGATAAGTATCATGACAGATTACAAAAACTATTTGTTGACGCTGAAAAACCTTTATATACCGGTTGTATGAATTTTACAAAACTTTCCGCCGTGATACAACTGGTTAACTTAAAATCAAACAATGGTTGGAGCGACACAAGTTTCACTAGCCTGTTAGAGTTGTTGAACAAAATGCTACCAGAAGGTAATGAGTTGCCGGTTTCAACATACCAAGCAAAGAAATTAATGTGCCCAATGGGATTGGAAATACAGAGAATACATGCTTGTCCAAATGATTGTATGTTATACAGGAATGAAGACAAAGACCTACATCAATGTAAGGTATGTGGTACATCTAGGTATAAACGTGGAAAACAGACTGATAATGCTGATAGTGATGTGTCAAAAAATGGACCTCCTGCAAAATTATTGTGGTACTTGCCTATCATACCACGATTAAAGAGACTATTTGCGAATGAGAAAGATGCAAAATTATTACGTTGGCATGCTGAAGATCGTAAAAATGATGGTAAAATGCGACATGTGGCCGATTCACTTCAATGGAAAAATTTTGATAAAGATTTTGAAGAATTTGGGGATGAGATACGTAATATAAGGTTCGGACTCAGTTCAGATGGAATTAACTCGTTCGGAGATTTGAGTAGCCGTCACAGCACGTGGCCTGTTCTTCTATGCATTTATAACCTACCGCCTTGGCTATGTATGAAAAGAAAATACATAATGATGTCTCTTTTGATTCAAGGCCCAAAGCAACCTGGAAACGACATTGATGTTTATTTGCAACCATTAGTTGATGAAATGATGGAATTATGGAGTACCGGCATACACGTTTATGATGCATACAAGAAAGAATACTTCCAACTACGGGCAATGCTTTTTTGCACCATTAATGATTTTCCTGCTTATGGTAACTTGTCTGGATATAGTACGAAGGGGAAAAAGGCATGTCCTATTTGTGAGGAAAATACTCACTCGATATGGCTCACAAATTGTAAGAAACCTGCATTTATGGGGCATCGGAGAGAGCTTGTCGAGAATCACTCGTACCGTAAAAAGTCGGATTTATTTGATGGTACTATAGAGGATAGAACACTACCACCACCATTGGACGGagaaactacactctccaaagttgCTAATATAAATGTTGTGTTAGGAAAGAAAGGGGTTGGTCCTCCCAAAGGTATTTGGAAGAAAAAGTCTATTTTTTGTAAATTACCCTACTGGAAGCATTTACGAGTCCGACATTGTATTGATGTTATGCATATTGAGAAAAATGTTTGTGAAAGTTTGATAGGGTTACTGTTGAACATTCCTGGAAAAACAAAAGATGGAATTAAAGTTAGAAGGGACATGGAATTAATGAATATCAGACCAGAGCTACAACCTAAAGATATTGATGGAAGGTCCACCAAGTTTCTTCCTCCGGCCTGTTATACTATGTCGAAGGTCGAGAAAACTAAATTTTGTCAATGTTTACATGGTATTAAGGTTCCATCAGGATACTCTGCTAACATTAGGAAGTTGGTTTCGATGAAAGATTTGAAGTTACTTGGTATGAAGTCACATGATTGTCATGTACTAATGACCCAGATGATTCTTATCGCAATTCGTGGAATTCTACCCAAACGTATTCGACACACAATTACAAAACTATGCTTATTTTTCAACATGATTCATTCAAAGGTGATTGATCCTGGTGTGCTAGATGAATATCAAAGAGATATCATACTTACTCTTTGCGAACTCGAGATATACTTTCCACCTTCTTTCTTTGATGTCATGGTTCATTTGGCATCTCATATTGTAGGAGAAATAAAGGTATGTGGTCCAGTTTTCTTACGGTATATGTATCCATTTGAAAGATATATGTGTATCTTGAAAGGTTATGTAAGGAACCTTAATCGACCAGAAGGCAGTATCGTTGAAGGATATGCATCCGAAGAGGTGATCGAATTCTGCACAAACTATATGGatgggtttaaaagtgtcgggattcCACAAAGTCGTCATGAAGGAAGACTATCAGGTCAAGGGACACTTGGGCGCAAGACGGGCTATTCAAATGTTTCCGATTATCAAGAGGCACATTTTAATGTCTTACAACACACTACATCTATTGATCCGTTCATACAAGAAAACATGTCATTCTTGAGACAACAATACCCTAAAAAGAGTGCAAAGTGGTTGGCAAATCAACATAAAAAAACTTTTTCAGAATGGTTGAAAGACAAAGTTAGGAGGACACTTCCAAATATTGATAAAACGGTCGGAGCTTTGGGATTCGCCCCTAAACATGTGTTCCAATATCAAGGATATGACATAAATGGGTATACCTTTTACACTAAAGCTCAAGATAAGAAGAGTAAAACCTAA